One region of Agrobacterium tumefaciens genomic DNA includes:
- the trhA gene encoding PAQR family membrane homeostasis protein TrhA — protein MSNVWRFGRQYDFHEIVADGIVHGVGIVFALVGATALIFYATVWGSLSAIAAAWIYGLGLVACLSVSFTYNIWPHSNVKWFLRRLDHSAIFILIAATYTPFLMRGIHEPLIATMLGLIWLAAICGILLKCLFPGRYDRVAIGLYLAMGWSGIMVVQPLSTHLAPVTLWLIVAGGVIYSLGVVFHVWEKLRFQNAIWHGFVVAAAVVHYFAVVTSFSLVPMSS, from the coding sequence ATGAGTAACGTGTGGCGGTTTGGTCGCCAGTATGATTTTCACGAGATTGTCGCCGATGGTATCGTCCACGGCGTGGGTATCGTTTTTGCGCTGGTGGGCGCCACGGCGCTGATTTTTTACGCGACCGTCTGGGGCAGCCTCAGCGCCATCGCGGCCGCCTGGATTTACGGACTCGGCCTTGTCGCCTGCCTTTCCGTGTCCTTCACCTATAATATCTGGCCGCATTCCAACGTAAAATGGTTCCTGCGCCGGCTGGATCACTCGGCGATCTTCATCCTGATCGCCGCCACCTACACGCCGTTCCTGATGCGCGGTATCCACGAGCCGCTGATTGCCACCATGCTGGGGCTGATCTGGCTTGCCGCCATCTGCGGCATATTGCTCAAATGCCTGTTTCCCGGCCGTTACGACCGGGTCGCCATAGGCCTTTATCTCGCCATGGGCTGGAGCGGCATCATGGTGGTGCAGCCGCTCTCAACGCATCTGGCCCCCGTCACGCTCTGGCTAATTGTCGCTGGCGGTGTCATCTATTCGCTCGGCGTGGTCTTCCACGTCTGGGAAAAGCTGCGATTCCAGAACGCCATCTGGCACGGTTTCGTCGTTGCCGCCGCCGTTGTCCACTATTTTGCCGTGGTCACTTCCTTCAGCCTCGTTCCCATGTCTTCCTGA
- a CDS encoding polysaccharide deacetylase family protein — MLRSLPFAALFLSLSTAAFAGTGLVEPTLKMTPRHDGRVRVAMTLDACMGKTDHRILDTLVQEKIPATIFVTARWLKHNSEALAVMMAHPDLFEIENHGENHVPAVDKPVAIYGIAAAGSEAAVEQEVEGGRQAIVAMTGLQPQWFRGATAKYTTSSMATINRLGMRVAGYSVNGDGGSLLGAAATAKHIASAKDGDVIISHINQPTHEAGEGVVRGLLALKARGVVFTRLDDPSFTPPGN, encoded by the coding sequence ATGCTGCGTAGCCTGCCCTTTGCCGCTCTCTTCCTGTCGCTCTCCACTGCCGCCTTCGCGGGGACGGGTCTCGTCGAGCCGACGCTGAAAATGACGCCGAGGCATGACGGCAGGGTGCGGGTGGCGATGACTCTGGACGCCTGCATGGGCAAGACCGACCATCGCATTCTCGATACGCTGGTGCAGGAAAAGATACCGGCGACGATCTTCGTCACTGCCCGCTGGCTGAAGCACAATAGCGAAGCGCTTGCCGTAATGATGGCGCATCCGGATCTGTTCGAGATTGAAAACCACGGCGAAAACCATGTGCCAGCGGTGGACAAGCCCGTTGCCATCTACGGCATTGCCGCTGCCGGTTCGGAAGCGGCAGTCGAGCAGGAGGTCGAGGGCGGCAGGCAGGCAATTGTCGCCATGACCGGTCTTCAACCGCAATGGTTTCGCGGTGCGACGGCGAAATATACCACCTCGTCCATGGCCACCATCAACAGGCTCGGCATGCGGGTGGCGGGTTATTCCGTCAATGGCGATGGCGGCTCGCTTCTGGGCGCGGCCGCCACGGCAAAGCACATCGCTTCGGCCAAGGACGGCGACGTCATCATCTCCCACATCAATCAGCCTACCCACGAAGCGGGTGAGGGCGTGGTGAGGGGACTTCTGGCGCTGAAGGCCCGCGGCGTGGTGTTCACAAGGCTGGACGACCCGTCGTTTACGCCGCCGGGTAATTGA
- a CDS encoding GNAT family N-acetyltransferase — MSLELRDATVDDLSGIMEIYNDAVLNTTAIWNEVLVDLENRKEWFSARKSRGFPVIVAILDGKVAGYASYGDWRAFDGYRHTREHSVYVHKDARGHGIGKRLMQALIDHASGNDVHVLIAAIESENAASIRLHESLGFTVAGRFSEVGTKFGRWLDLTCMELKLN; from the coding sequence ATGAGTTTGGAACTGCGCGATGCCACCGTGGACGATCTTTCCGGCATCATGGAGATTTACAACGACGCGGTCCTGAACACGACGGCGATCTGGAACGAAGTGCTGGTCGATCTGGAAAACCGCAAGGAATGGTTTTCCGCCCGCAAGTCACGTGGCTTTCCTGTGATCGTCGCGATTCTTGACGGCAAGGTTGCCGGCTACGCTTCCTATGGCGACTGGCGCGCCTTCGACGGCTATCGCCACACCCGCGAACATTCGGTTTATGTCCACAAGGACGCGCGCGGCCACGGCATCGGCAAGCGGCTGATGCAGGCGCTCATCGACCACGCCTCCGGCAACGATGTGCATGTGCTGATCGCCGCGATCGAATCGGAAAACGCCGCCTCCATCCGCCTGCACGAAAGCCTCGGTTTCACCGTTGCCGGCCGGTTTTCGGAAGTGGGCACCAAGTTTGGCCGCTGGCTGGACCTGACCTGCATGGAGCTTAAACTGAACTAG
- a CDS encoding AI-2E family transporter: MNENARPEKTGILGNIGRRAANAPSTKADPFEGLASGSHRDDARSQQPLGREALDVAVAWSVIGIFLVVMMAVIHELSLILIPVVLAIVVGMILGIAAEKLSSYGIPGAGVAVILSGLVAAVMFFVINSLIDPLSQLASEGPALIERSMDRFLPYLQSIRWLNISAATFSMGSISMESLISRSGEIISLLGSNVTPAVVQGMIFLAALLMFLYSRLRLRKAIIMAFPARHQRLRAIRIIASVEEVLGTYFATAALIYAALGVTMVAIAYFGGLAMPLLWGLFAFLSSFVPFLGITAMTVSLAVAGIITHDNMVLALLPSAIFFTIHLLMENLAFPAVVGRNMEINPFLVFVMIIFWTWMWGAAGAMLALPLSLIAMTVTRELFPSRRIVPNLPA, from the coding sequence ATGAATGAGAATGCCAGGCCGGAAAAAACCGGCATATTGGGCAATATCGGGCGGCGCGCCGCAAACGCTCCGTCGACGAAGGCCGACCCTTTCGAGGGTCTGGCGTCTGGGTCGCACCGTGACGACGCGCGCAGCCAGCAACCGCTTGGCCGAGAAGCGCTCGATGTGGCCGTTGCATGGTCGGTTATCGGCATTTTTCTCGTCGTCATGATGGCGGTCATTCATGAATTGTCTCTGATCCTAATACCGGTGGTGCTGGCGATTGTCGTGGGCATGATCCTCGGCATCGCGGCGGAAAAGCTCAGTTCCTATGGCATTCCCGGTGCCGGTGTGGCGGTCATTCTCTCCGGCCTTGTCGCGGCCGTGATGTTTTTCGTGATCAATTCGCTGATCGACCCGTTGTCGCAGCTCGCCTCCGAAGGACCAGCGCTGATCGAACGCAGTATGGACCGCTTCCTGCCCTATCTTCAAAGCATCCGATGGCTGAACATTTCGGCAGCAACCTTCAGCATGGGGTCGATTTCAATGGAGTCGCTCATTTCGCGCAGCGGTGAGATAATTTCCCTGCTCGGTTCCAACGTCACCCCCGCAGTCGTTCAGGGCATGATCTTCCTCGCCGCGCTTTTGATGTTCCTCTACAGCCGCCTGCGGCTGCGCAAGGCGATCATCATGGCCTTTCCGGCCCGGCACCAGCGGCTGAGGGCCATTCGGATCATCGCTTCGGTGGAAGAAGTGCTCGGCACCTATTTTGCCACGGCAGCGCTGATCTATGCGGCGCTGGGCGTGACGATGGTGGCGATCGCCTATTTCGGCGGGCTGGCCATGCCGCTTCTGTGGGGGCTTTTCGCCTTTCTCTCCAGCTTCGTGCCATTTCTCGGCATCACCGCCATGACGGTGTCGCTGGCGGTGGCAGGCATTATCACGCATGACAACATGGTGCTGGCATTGCTGCCATCCGCGATCTTCTTCACCATTCACCTGTTGATGGAAAACCTGGCCTTTCCGGCAGTGGTGGGCCGCAACATGGAGATCAACCCCTTCCTCGTCTTCGTGATGATCATCTTCTGGACGTGGATGTGGGGTGCTGCGGGCGCCATGCTGGCACTGCCGCTGTCGCTGATCGCCATGACAGTAACGCGCGAGCTGTTTCCTTCACGCCGCATCGTTCCAAACCTGCCGGCCTGA
- a CDS encoding TraR/DksA family transcriptional regulator gives MNVESYEKILRDRQRELYSRLHKIEADFEEPRNPDDDDRAAERSNDEVLDEIGQVGQDELRAIDAALDRIANGTYGTCVKCGKKISEDRLKAVPYTPFCQECAAAL, from the coding sequence ATGAATGTCGAAAGTTACGAGAAAATCCTGCGCGACCGCCAGCGCGAGCTTTACAGCCGCCTGCACAAAATCGAGGCGGATTTCGAAGAACCGCGCAACCCCGATGACGACGATCGCGCCGCTGAACGCAGCAATGACGAGGTGCTGGATGAAATTGGGCAGGTGGGCCAGGACGAGTTGCGCGCCATCGACGCCGCACTCGACCGCATCGCGAACGGTACCTACGGCACCTGCGTCAAATGCGGCAAGAAAATTTCGGAAGACCGCCTGAAAGCCGTGCCCTATACGCCGTTCTGCCAGGAATGCGCTGCGGCCTTGTGA
- a CDS encoding LysE family translocator: protein MALETILIFIPACFALNMAFGPNNLLSMTVGARYGMATAVMAASGRLVAFAGMIAIAALGLGALLMASEMMFSLIKWIGVLYLLWIGFKLIRSRADVTAPDISSGNGNILKTYLRQEFFVASGNPKAILIFTAFFPQFIQQDAYWQSFATLGAIFLLLEVVAITVYAFVGSRLSGLMRNARALKRVNRISGSMMMAFGVMLAFARRPA, encoded by the coding sequence ATGGCGCTCGAAACCATCCTCATATTCATTCCCGCCTGCTTTGCCCTGAACATGGCGTTCGGGCCAAACAATCTTCTGTCGATGACGGTTGGTGCGCGATACGGCATGGCAACGGCAGTGATGGCCGCGAGCGGCCGGCTGGTTGCGTTTGCGGGCATGATCGCGATCGCCGCTTTGGGCCTCGGCGCACTTTTGATGGCTTCCGAAATGATGTTTTCGCTGATCAAATGGATCGGCGTTCTCTACCTGCTGTGGATCGGCTTCAAGCTCATCCGCTCAAGGGCGGATGTCACCGCTCCCGATATCTCCTCGGGCAACGGAAATATTCTCAAGACCTATCTGCGGCAGGAGTTTTTTGTCGCCTCCGGCAATCCGAAGGCCATCCTGATATTCACGGCCTTTTTCCCGCAATTCATCCAGCAGGACGCCTATTGGCAGAGCTTCGCCACGCTCGGGGCAATTTTCCTGCTGCTCGAGGTGGTGGCCATCACCGTTTATGCCTTTGTCGGTTCGCGACTGTCCGGTCTTATGCGCAATGCGCGCGCCCTGAAGCGCGTCAACCGGATCAGCGGCTCGATGATGATGGCTTTCGGTGTCATGCTGGCCTTCGCCCGGCGCCCCGCCTGA
- the msrB gene encoding peptide-methionine (R)-S-oxide reductase MsrB yields MSDLTSPKVNKSDADWREQLTPEQYRILREHGTERPFTGPYWDTFQKGLYRCAACDEPLFLSDTKFDAGCGWPSYFEPVKPGAVTEHRDATLGMVRTEIRCANCGGHLGHVFPDGPPPTGLRYCINGHSMVFEPI; encoded by the coding sequence ATGAGCGATCTGACATCCCCGAAAGTGAACAAGAGCGATGCCGACTGGCGCGAGCAGCTGACGCCGGAGCAATATCGCATCCTGCGTGAACACGGCACCGAGCGCCCATTTACCGGTCCCTACTGGGACACGTTCCAGAAAGGCCTCTATCGCTGCGCCGCCTGCGACGAACCGCTGTTCCTCTCCGATACCAAATTCGATGCAGGTTGCGGCTGGCCGAGCTATTTCGAACCGGTGAAACCGGGTGCGGTGACGGAACATCGCGATGCGACGCTTGGCATGGTGCGCACCGAAATCCGCTGCGCCAATTGCGGCGGCCACCTCGGCCACGTCTTTCCGGACGGCCCACCGCCCACCGGCCTGCGTTATTGCATCAACGGCCATTCGATGGTGTTCGAACCGATCTGA
- a CDS encoding VOC family protein → MSEIKQFALTRPAYVGQAHLVVHDLPRISEFYQKIIGLSVIEKSPSGEVLGVNGQPLLTLSTSSTVERAPRNAAGLFHTAFLMPRREDLAHWLAHAAHNNIQLQGASDHLVSEAIYLADPEGNGIEVYRDRSPSEWTYQQDGTVEMATLRLDLQALYDSAPKTAFEAAADGTAIGHMHLQVGNIPQADEFYQDVLGLKIMARYPGASFFGSGAYHHHVAANIWNSRGATARKDNMTGLSGYSLKFNDSAALDTAMAALDRLEIATERQSDGIVLKDPWGIGLKLSA, encoded by the coding sequence ATGAGTGAAATCAAACAATTCGCCCTGACGCGGCCGGCTTATGTCGGTCAGGCTCATCTTGTCGTTCACGATCTGCCGCGCATTTCGGAATTCTACCAGAAAATCATCGGCCTCTCCGTCATCGAGAAAAGCCCGAGTGGCGAGGTTCTGGGCGTCAACGGCCAGCCGCTGCTCACACTTTCCACCTCCAGCACGGTTGAACGCGCGCCGCGCAATGCCGCAGGCCTGTTCCACACCGCCTTCCTGATGCCACGCCGCGAGGATCTGGCCCATTGGCTGGCCCATGCCGCGCACAACAATATCCAGCTTCAGGGCGCATCCGACCATCTGGTGAGTGAAGCGATCTATCTGGCCGACCCCGAAGGCAACGGCATCGAGGTCTATCGCGACCGGTCGCCCTCGGAATGGACCTACCAGCAGGACGGCACGGTGGAGATGGCTACGCTCCGCCTCGACCTACAGGCGCTGTATGACAGTGCGCCGAAAACGGCGTTCGAGGCCGCCGCCGATGGAACGGCCATCGGCCACATGCATCTGCAGGTCGGCAATATTCCGCAGGCAGATGAGTTTTATCAGGATGTACTGGGGTTGAAGATCATGGCGCGTTATCCGGGTGCCAGCTTCTTCGGCTCGGGCGCTTATCATCACCATGTGGCCGCCAATATCTGGAACAGCCGCGGCGCCACGGCCCGCAAGGACAACATGACGGGCCTTTCGGGCTACTCGCTGAAGTTCAACGATAGTGCGGCGCTCGATACTGCAATGGCCGCTCTCGACCGGCTGGAAATAGCTACGGAACGGCAGAGCGACGGTATTGTTCTCAAAGATCCGTGGGGCATAGGCCTGAAGCTTTCCGCGTAA
- a CDS encoding Na(+)/H(+) antiporter subunit B: MNTLILRTVAPVVTSLMVLFSIFVLLRGHNEPGGGFIGGLIAVSALAIYGIAYGVAAVRRAIVYHPLSIAGAGLLLAMLSGLVSIAAGVPFMTGLWVYPSLLGVEVPLSTVMSFDIGVYLVVVGAITSIALALEERDSD, translated from the coding sequence TTGAACACGCTTATCCTGCGCACCGTCGCCCCCGTAGTCACCAGCCTCATGGTGCTGTTTTCCATCTTTGTATTGCTGCGCGGCCATAACGAGCCGGGCGGCGGTTTCATTGGCGGGTTGATCGCGGTCTCGGCGCTGGCGATCTACGGCATCGCTTATGGTGTGGCCGCAGTCCGGCGCGCCATCGTGTACCATCCGCTGTCCATTGCCGGCGCGGGGCTGCTGTTGGCGATGTTGTCTGGTCTCGTCTCGATTGCAGCCGGCGTGCCCTTCATGACCGGGCTGTGGGTCTATCCGAGCCTGCTCGGTGTGGAAGTGCCACTCTCCACCGTCATGTCCTTCGACATCGGCGTTTATCTCGTCGTGGTCGGTGCCATCACCTCCATTGCGCTGGCTCTGGAAGAAAGGGATAGCGACTGA
- a CDS encoding dihydrodipicolinate synthase family protein encodes MAKQFKGLSAFPITPADEAGQVDSQAFSALVERLDAAEVDSIGILGSTGTYMYLSRAERRRAVEAAHAVLKGRRTLMAGVGALRTDEAVALAKDAEAAGADALLLAPVSYTPLTQEEAYHHFAAVAGATDLPLAIYNNPTTTRFSFSDELLVRLAYIPNIRAIKMPLPADADYAGELARLRPKLTDDFAIGYSGDWGCAEATLAGGDAWYSVVAGLLPVPALRLMRAAQAGDAEETRRLDLAFQPLWALFKEFGSIRVIYAAASALSVTACEPPRPILSLTSAERQRVEEVLNALSTLEAAP; translated from the coding sequence ATGGCGAAGCAATTCAAGGGACTTTCGGCTTTTCCGATCACGCCCGCTGACGAGGCCGGGCAGGTGGATAGCCAAGCCTTTTCCGCCCTCGTCGAGCGGCTGGATGCGGCGGAGGTCGATTCCATCGGCATTCTCGGCAGCACCGGAACCTATATGTATCTGTCGCGCGCCGAGAGGCGGCGCGCAGTCGAGGCGGCCCATGCCGTCCTCAAGGGCAGGCGCACATTGATGGCAGGCGTCGGCGCGTTGCGCACCGATGAGGCCGTGGCGCTGGCGAAGGATGCCGAAGCTGCCGGTGCCGATGCGCTGCTTCTGGCACCCGTTTCCTATACGCCGCTGACTCAGGAAGAGGCCTATCACCATTTCGCCGCCGTCGCCGGCGCAACCGATTTGCCGCTCGCCATCTACAACAACCCGACGACGACGCGATTCTCCTTCAGCGATGAGCTTCTGGTCAGGCTCGCCTATATCCCGAATATCCGTGCCATAAAGATGCCGCTGCCGGCCGATGCCGACTATGCGGGAGAGCTTGCGCGGCTGCGGCCGAAACTGACGGATGATTTCGCCATCGGTTACAGCGGCGACTGGGGATGTGCGGAAGCAACGCTTGCCGGCGGCGATGCCTGGTACAGCGTCGTTGCGGGCCTGCTGCCGGTTCCGGCATTGCGGTTGATGCGCGCCGCTCAGGCCGGGGATGCGGAGGAGACGCGCAGGCTCGATCTGGCCTTCCAGCCGCTCTGGGCGCTCTTCAAGGAATTCGGCAGTATCCGCGTGATCTACGCCGCCGCCAGTGCTTTGTCGGTAACGGCATGCGAGCCGCCCCGGCCAATCCTGTCGCTCACCAGCGCGGAGCGCCAGCGGGTGGAAGAGGTGCTGAACGCTCTGTCAACGCTGGAAGCCGCGCCATAA
- a CDS encoding universal stress protein, translated as MYKKIIVPVDLSAIDKGEKILAKAKALLDVDGEIVLINVVEELPGYMAIDLPVDLIENAIKDAKTKLADIQAKAGFKGKHEIRSGAPAREIIAAAEEHKADLIIIASHMPDFTNYFIGATADRVVRHAKCSVLIDR; from the coding sequence ATGTACAAGAAAATCATCGTACCGGTAGACCTCAGCGCCATCGACAAGGGAGAGAAGATTCTCGCCAAGGCCAAGGCGCTGCTGGATGTCGATGGCGAGATCGTCCTCATCAATGTGGTTGAGGAACTGCCCGGCTATATGGCGATCGACCTGCCGGTAGACCTCATCGAAAATGCCATCAAGGATGCCAAGACGAAACTTGCGGATATTCAGGCGAAGGCCGGCTTCAAGGGCAAGCACGAAATCAGAAGCGGCGCGCCGGCGCGTGAAATCATAGCCGCTGCCGAAGAGCACAAGGCCGATCTCATCATCATCGCATCGCATATGCCTGACTTTACCAATTATTTCATCGGCGCCACCGCCGACCGCGTGGTGCGCCATGCCAAGTGCTCGGTGCTGATTGACAGGTAA
- a CDS encoding bifunctional transcriptional activator/DNA repair enzyme AdaA: MLFKRPDTETLYSALVNKDPAYEGVAYVCVTSTKIFCRFTCTARKPKIENCRFRETIAECLEAGFRPCKRCKPMLSYGTADETVTTLLTALENEPARRWREEDVVAMGHDPSTVRRTFKRRFGMSFLEIARLRRLGDAATSLASGEAVIGAQIDAGYESGSGFRSAINQFFGTSPAAMKGKGFLKGDWIDTPIGPMLVVADDHALHLLEFADRPALPAELKRLKARTGADMVLGRTPVTGQIAAELAAYFAGRSADFETRLAGHGTPFERDVWHALREIPAGEIVSYSSLATSMQRPSAVRAVARANGANQIAIVVPCHRVLGADGSLTGYGGGLWRKKWLIEHERRMADKFRIPLAS; the protein is encoded by the coding sequence ATGCTGTTCAAACGCCCCGACACCGAAACCCTATATTCCGCCCTTGTGAACAAGGACCCCGCCTATGAGGGCGTGGCCTATGTGTGCGTGACCTCGACGAAGATTTTCTGTCGCTTTACCTGTACGGCGCGAAAGCCGAAGATCGAAAACTGCCGGTTTCGCGAAACCATCGCCGAATGTCTGGAAGCTGGCTTCCGCCCCTGCAAGCGCTGCAAGCCGATGCTTTCCTATGGCACGGCGGATGAAACCGTCACCACCCTTCTGACGGCACTGGAAAACGAACCGGCGCGGCGCTGGCGTGAGGAGGATGTGGTGGCAATGGGCCATGACCCTTCTACCGTGCGCCGCACCTTCAAACGCCGTTTCGGCATGAGTTTTCTGGAAATCGCAAGGTTGCGGCGGCTGGGAGATGCGGCGACAAGCCTCGCATCAGGAGAAGCCGTGATCGGCGCGCAGATCGATGCCGGATATGAATCCGGCAGCGGTTTCCGCTCGGCCATCAATCAGTTCTTCGGCACCTCTCCCGCCGCCATGAAGGGCAAGGGGTTTCTGAAGGGCGACTGGATCGACACGCCGATCGGTCCGATGCTGGTGGTTGCCGATGATCACGCCCTGCATCTTCTAGAATTTGCCGACCGTCCAGCGCTTCCGGCCGAATTGAAGCGGCTGAAGGCGCGCACCGGCGCGGATATGGTGCTGGGCAGGACGCCGGTCACCGGCCAGATCGCAGCAGAACTCGCGGCCTATTTCGCCGGGCGCTCGGCTGACTTCGAAACCCGGCTTGCCGGACACGGCACACCCTTCGAGCGCGATGTCTGGCACGCCTTGCGGGAGATACCGGCGGGAGAGATCGTCAGCTATTCTTCGCTTGCGACGTCGATGCAACGGCCATCCGCCGTGCGTGCCGTCGCCCGCGCCAATGGCGCTAACCAGATCGCCATCGTCGTTCCCTGCCACCGGGTGCTGGGCGCAGATGGCAGCCTGACCGGGTATGGCGGTGGGCTGTGGCGCAAGAAATGGCTGATCGAGCACGAGCGGCGCATGGCCGATAAGTTCCGCATTCCTCTCGCCTCCTGA
- a CDS encoding putative monovalent cation/H+ antiporter subunit A, which translates to MTSDVTQLTFLSLFLPFLAALAAPMLVKRLGHNAVWILAIAPALAFVHFALMLPQVAAGGVVTGGYVWVPSFNLSFSWFIDGLSLTFALLITGIGLLIVLYAGGYMKGHPQQGRFLSFLLLFMGAMLGVVVSDSLLMLFVYWELTSITSFLLIGFDHARPAARRAALQALVVTGGGGLLLLAGLIFIWDMSGMTQLSMLVRGGDILRDSPFYLAALLLVLGGAFTKSAQFPFHFWLPNAMEAPTPVSAYLHSATMVKAGVYLLMRLNPVLGDTAAWQILLPFFGGLTMLTGALLAVRQTDLKLMLAYTTMSSLGLLVMLTGFGSDHAIEAAVLYLVAHSLFKGALFMVAGIIDHETGTRDVTKLGGLRKAMPITFAAALAAAISMAGLPPFFGFLAKEEIYYALAHGNPRAVLFTGIAILGNALMFAVAFAVALKPFLGKPVKTPKHAHEGPLLLWLGPALLAIKGLTIALFAGLSHFYISTPMASAIAGEARPVEISLIPHIGVPLGLSLLTIALGIVLYMQLSAVRGLMVRTFKALGAGPDRGFDVFIETLVKISFHVVRLIQPGRLEFYVTATFAVIAVVLLAPLFLYGEMPSMPAWPHDMKIHELTFIAIAVAGLVAVLTASSRLTAIIALGIQGFAVAVIFLLFGAPDLSFTQFMVETLSVVILTLVMTRLRLSPSDHRGPGQKLLDSTIAIACGTGFALFLMRATEASFDNRLTDFYNTYSKVIAHGANVVNVIIVDFRGTDTLGEIAVVMITGLAILALIRIRPAAAIKGPAKIAKKKGARA; encoded by the coding sequence ATGACATCAGATGTCACGCAGCTGACATTCCTGTCGCTGTTTTTGCCGTTTCTGGCAGCGCTTGCCGCACCGATGCTGGTGAAAAGATTAGGTCACAATGCCGTCTGGATATTGGCGATCGCGCCCGCGCTGGCTTTTGTCCACTTCGCACTGATGCTGCCGCAGGTGGCGGCTGGCGGCGTGGTCACGGGCGGTTACGTCTGGGTTCCAAGTTTCAACCTCAGCTTTTCGTGGTTCATCGACGGCCTGTCGCTGACCTTTGCACTTCTGATCACCGGTATCGGTCTGCTGATCGTGCTCTATGCCGGCGGTTACATGAAGGGGCATCCGCAGCAGGGCCGCTTCCTGTCTTTCCTGCTTCTGTTCATGGGCGCGATGCTGGGCGTCGTGGTTTCGGACAGCCTGTTGATGCTGTTCGTTTACTGGGAACTGACCTCGATAACCTCCTTCCTGCTGATCGGATTCGACCATGCGCGCCCGGCCGCACGCCGTGCCGCCTTACAGGCGCTGGTGGTAACGGGCGGCGGCGGTCTGCTGCTGCTCGCCGGGTTGATCTTCATCTGGGACATGAGCGGCATGACGCAATTGTCCATGCTGGTGCGTGGCGGCGATATATTGCGCGACAGCCCGTTCTATCTGGCTGCGCTGCTGCTGGTTCTCGGCGGCGCGTTCACCAAATCGGCGCAGTTCCCGTTCCATTTCTGGCTTCCCAACGCGATGGAGGCACCAACGCCGGTTTCGGCCTATCTGCACTCGGCAACCATGGTGAAGGCCGGCGTCTATCTTCTGATGCGCCTCAACCCCGTTCTCGGCGATACCGCTGCCTGGCAGATCCTGCTGCCGTTCTTCGGCGGGTTGACCATGCTGACCGGCGCGCTGCTCGCCGTGCGCCAGACCGACCTGAAGCTGATGCTGGCCTATACCACCATGTCCTCGCTCGGTCTGCTGGTGATGCTGACCGGCTTTGGCTCGGACCACGCGATAGAGGCGGCTGTGCTTTATCTGGTGGCGCATTCGCTGTTCAAGGGCGCACTGTTCATGGTTGCCGGCATCATCGACCACGAGACCGGAACCCGCGATGTGACGAAGCTCGGCGGCTTGCGAAAAGCCATGCCGATCACCTTTGCGGCAGCACTTGCCGCAGCCATCTCCATGGCCGGCCTGCCGCCCTTTTTCGGCTTTCTCGCCAAGGAAGAGATTTATTATGCGCTGGCGCATGGCAATCCGCGTGCCGTGCTGTTCACCGGCATCGCCATTCTCGGCAATGCGCTGATGTTTGCCGTCGCTTTTGCCGTGGCGCTGAAACCTTTCCTCGGCAAGCCCGTGAAAACCCCGAAACACGCGCATGAGGGACCACTGCTGCTGTGGCTCGGCCCGGCGCTGCTGGCGATAAAGGGGCTGACCATCGCTCTCTTCGCTGGCCTTTCGCATTTTTACATTTCGACGCCGATGGCAAGCGCGATCGCGGGTGAGGCGCGCCCGGTGGAAATCTCGCTCATTCCCCATATCGGCGTGCCGCTCGGCCTGTCGCTGCTGACGATCGCGCTCGGCATCGTCCTCTATATGCAGCTTTCCGCCGTTCGCGGCCTGATGGTGCGCACCTTCAAGGCGCTGGGTGCAGGGCCGGACAGGGGCTTCGATGTTTTCATCGAAACGCTGGTCAAAATCTCGTTCCACGTTGTCAGGCTTATCCAGCCCGGCAGGCTGGAATTTTACGTCACCGCCACTTTCGCCGTCATCGCCGTCGTGCTGCTTGCGCCGCTGTTTCTCTATGGCGAAATGCCGTCCATGCCGGCGTGGCCGCACGACATGAAAATCCATGAGCTGACCTTCATTGCCATCGCGGTTGCGGGCCTTGTCGCTGTGCTCACGGCGTCCAGTCGGCTTACGGCCATCATCGCGCTCGGCATTCAGGGGTTTGCGGTGGCGGTCATCTTCCTGCTGTTCGGTGCGCCCGATCTGTCGTTTACGCAATTCATGGTCGAAACCCTTTCCGTGGTCATTCTGACGCTGGTCATGACAAGGCTTCGCCTGTCGCCGTCAGACCATCGCGGCCCTGGCCAGAAGCTTCTGGACAGCACCATCGCCATTGCCTGCGGAACCGGCTTTGCCCTGTTCCTGATGCGGGCGACGGAAGCGTCGTTCGATAATCGCCTAACCGATTTCTACAACACCTATTCCAAGGTCATCGCCCACGGGGCGAATGTGGTGAATGTCATCATCGTCGATTTCCGCGGCACGGATACGCTGGGCGAGATTGCGGTGGTGATGATAACAGGCCTGGCCATTCTCGCGCTCATCCGCATCCGCCCGGCTGCTGCCATCAAGGGCCCAGCAAAAATAGCGAAGAAGAAGGGAGCGCGGGCTTGA